A window of Macrotis lagotis isolate mMagLag1 chromosome X, bilby.v1.9.chrom.fasta, whole genome shotgun sequence contains these coding sequences:
- the SPRY3 gene encoding protein sprouty homolog 3: MDAPITDDFPPTLPIEQLCSIHVSNEYVERPAISCQQTLSGSSLGQHAHKSDWSLSTLPSDLPRSLSQCHQLQLLPQHLSQPSLSSSISHTTITSDQRLLTSITPSPSDHSLICTQPQAGALKAEEVQKGAAEKLALHTGGHLFICEECGRCKCIRCTATRTLPSCWLCKQRCLCSPESLLDYGTCLCCVKGIFYHCSTDDEDNCADEPCSCGPSSCCARWAAMSLLSLLMPCLCLYPPARGCLKLCQQGYDGLRRPGCRCKSHTNTVCRKISSSSGATFPRAVEKPV, encoded by the coding sequence ATGGATGCCCCAATAACAGATGATTTTCCTCCCACCCTGCCCATCGAACAGCTCTGCTCCATTCACGTCAGCAACGAGTATGTGGAACGACCTGCCATCTCCTGCCAACAGACCCTCTCCGGTTCTTCCCTCGGCCAGCATGCCCACAAGTCCGATTGGTCCCTGTCTACTCTCCCTTCTGATCTGCCTCGAAGCCTCAGCCAATGCCACCAGCTTCAGCTGTTACCACAGCACCTGAGTCAACCCAGCCTCTCCAGCTCCATATCCCACACCACCATCACCTCCGACCAAAGGCTTCTGACCAGCATCACTCCATCACCCTCGGATCACTCCCTTATCTGTACCCAGCCCCAGGCAGGGGCCCTGAAAGCGGAGGAGGTTCAGAAAGGGGCTGCCGAGAAGCTGGCCCTCCATACTGGTGGGCACCTCTTCATCTGTGAAGAGTGTGGGCGTTGCAAGTGCATCCGCTGCACTGCCACCCGTACCCTCCCCTCCTGTTGGCTCTGCAAGCAACGCTGCCTCTGTTCCCCCGAGAGTCTTCTTGACTATGGCACATGTCTCTGCTGTGTCAAGGGCATCTTCTACCACTGTTCCACCGATGATGAAGACAACTGTGCTGATGAGCCCTGCTCCTGTGGGCCTAGTTCCTGCTGTGCCCGCTGGGCGGCCATGAGCCTCCTGTCACTGCTCATGCCCTGCCTGTGCTTGTACCCCCCAGCCCGAGGATGCCTCAAGCTGTGCCAGCAAGGCTACGATGGCCTGAGGAGGCCAGGCTGCCGATGCAAGAGCCACACCAACACCGTGTGCAGGAAGATCTCCTCTTCAAGTGGCGCCACCTTCCCCAGAGCCGTGGAGAAGCCAGTGTAG